From Anastrepha obliqua isolate idAnaObli1 chromosome 3, idAnaObli1_1.0, whole genome shotgun sequence:
AACACTTTGAGCTTATCAAGTTACATATttggcctcttctattcgccacttcccTGTTCGCTATCTCGGctcgcttgacgaaaaatttgaatgGAGCCAGATTCACCGCTAGTGTGTATGGTTATAGCTCATAAAACTGgcataactcactattttacaaacaaatgcaattttaggctctattccagcgctgccaagaattgtttatttataccactcgctaacgcttggcgaaaataAAAGGCCTACAAACATATAATAGCTTAGATAGATggcggcgttaatcgggattaccgaCGTAGTTAATTCTGActaaaattgtagtgtgacagacgGTTGTTACGCGAATTAGTGATCACTCATTTGCCTACTaaatagttttgtcagtaaaaggtGGACCGGATAATAGCTGTCCTGATACtacgaaataattatttatttatttatttattaaaaaaaaaatcgtaaatggcaatttctcaaactgctccgaaatatcaaaacaattaatgtaatttgtgcaaactagcattgcaGCCAgactttcttgttcttctctctaaaaggttcattatttttcattcactacagatattaaatttttttgtgtaaaaatgaaCCAGTAACTTGCCAGTAACTCAATTTCCGAGAACTCTCTCTCAAAgcgaaaaatatcgaaaaaagtacaagaacgcaaaaccagtaataatttgcaagttttacgaacagctgattaaatttttgtcaagaaaaatctcaaaaactaaaaatgttttaGCTTGAGCTATcccgtattaaattaaaaatgagataaagcaaataaaatgcaaaataacgagcttcGGAATCACATGATTTCATTTTGCCCCAAATAATTTCTTCCATTccatcatcgctgtcagatgaagaacattccattagcaattatacatatataattgggcgtttggccgagctcatcctcctatttgtggtgtgcgtcttgatgttgttccacaaatggagaggcctacagtttcaagcccaccccgaacggcagatatttttatgagaagtttttcatggcagaaatacactcggaggtttggcattgcctgccgaggggcgatcgctattagaaacatgtttttattaattttgctttcaccgagatccgAAGcaacgttctctttgtgaattccgaatggtaatcacgctccaacccattcggctccgGCGGCCGTTTAGCAATtacaattcgcaaattttaattcatgtttatttttactttgccatCAGctttttttctcacttgcaaattcttacaaataaaaaaaaagtacttggaacttcccctcaaaattaaATGTCAGTTTGCTCTCTCAATTTCCCTACTTTGCACGTTTTTTGggtacatgaacaccaaaacgcAATACTTTGTAAGAattatttttcggcaatgttgccagTGAAAATTTCGCCAATCCGCTTAAATGATGAGAATTAAGTCTTGTTTTCAATTCGAATTAGTTGCACTTAAATCCTGAgataatttcgttaattaagtcgttaatcccgATCAATGCTACTGTCTAACTagactaaatattttgtatacacTATACAGTATTTGTCCAAACCatatataaatttgaattaattcatttatattATCACAAAGAAAAAACGCGTTTCACTAGCCCCTACAGGCACACATTTTATGGCAGACTCACcgtgattttgatttttgtttttagtcccCTAAACTCTTGGCGATATACCTCCGTAATGGCGGTTGTTGCAAACTTGGTCGGTGGATACACATTCATTACTGGTGCACCACTATTCGGTTTAGCAGGTATAGCGTGACCCAAAACGCTATTGATGATCACCACATGTCCATCGTAGTTGCGTTCTTTCATCGATTTGAAAGCGCGCTGTGTACAATAGACCACGCCCATCACATTCGTTTGCACCATTTGTTGTAGTTGCACAGGATCTAAGGTAACAGCCTGGCCCATTTTAAATATGCCTGCATTATTCACCAGGATATCAACACCACCCAATTTTTCAATGATCCAATCGAATGCCTTATCGACCGATTCCTGGGATGAAACGTCGCACGTAAAGGGATGGAAACGTTTTTGTTGGTCGGCTGGCAATTCAGCCTTGTATGCTTCCATGCGTTCCAGGCGACGTGCTAGTCCCACGACAACAACATTGGCCTTGAGTAGGTCCTTGACTGTGGCAGCGCCTATGCCTGAGCTAGCACCGGTTACTACAGCGACTCGATTATGCCAACGCTCCATTGTGATTTCACTTGAGCAGACTAGAAAAACCGCAAAAAACAATAGACACTTGTTGCGCTATTAAACGAAAGTGTAGAGCTAAAAGAGCTTTGTACTGTGCAGCCAGTTTTATGGCAAACTGCTATTTATACGTAGTCGATTCAAGTGGCTCTTATGCAccgctacatatgtacatatatgcatttaaGTAAGAGCAAAAGCACGAACGTAGGTATTTTAGTGTTGTGTTTGAGTTCAATACAACAAGTCTGAATCTCTTAATTTGTGGAGAGTAATTTTGAGTAACTCTTTATAATAAATAGTAGTCATAGTCGGATATCTACGGAGGCGGCATGCGGCCGGTATTCTTTCCTTAAACAGCAATAACAAGCAAacatgcacgtacatatatacatgcatacacatacatataagcagtGTTCGAATGGTCAATGATCGGGATCCAGTAAAAAATTTTGCACGTGGATACAATAACAATGATACGATCCTGATAGAACTCTGACTCAATTTATGAACCGTTCAGTTAGTTTTGTTTTTCCTAtgataatttaaacaattttccgCAATAGTTTATGTCTGATAGCGTagcactaaatttttttgctaaaaacctccTTAAACATGTAATTAATCTCTGAAATTAAAGCGTTTCTGATTTACTTcatgtttatgtatatattcacTTGTTAATATTTAtcacttttatattaaaaataataatagttaaattattaaaaaaaatatcgaaatttgtgAATTTCGCGTATCTTGTTTTTTTAGGGCAAAGTGGAAATCACATACAGTACTCCCTGGATTATCCGTCAGTCAATGTAACCCAGCTATGACGGATAATCAAAAATGACGGTTAACAGATACACACCTCTAGATTGTGTACAGAATCGAAAAGTACACTGAAATTTTGAGAGAAATGAACAAACGGTAAAATTTGCATGCATTACATGATTATACCATTATTTAATTACgagtttagtttgtttttaaaagGAATTCAGTTAGTGTATTTTGCTTTAGAGTGACTTGAGTTTTATTCTTTGCGAAAAGCCGGCTTCATCTTGCATTTCATACCAGCcgataaatttttctaaatttgatgCAGCAATTTTGGCTTCTTGTCTTAGAAATGAAGCAGTAGGATTGTgaccattttcattattgttatcTGTTCCATCGTAAtcatcattattttcttcttcatcattcacttcattaattatttgttcGTCAGTCAAAAGCTCATAACCACAATCATTTTCGTCACAATTCAACCATTCATTGATCGTTTCACTATTTTCCAATGGCAAAGCCGAAGATGTACTAGTCACAACATCAGCCTGTGAGACATCGTCACTGTTATTCGAAGGCGATTCTGTATTTCGCCATAGTTTGTTCCAACATTTTTCCAATGTTGTCGACGATAACTCAGACCATGAATCAGCTACATTATCAATTGCGTTTTTAATGTTGTAATTCTTCCAATAATCTGCCAAATCAATATTCTCTTGCGAAACGAGGTcctgaataaattttttccgatatcgACGCTTTAAAGTTTCAATTACTGATTGATCCATGGGTTGTAGAACTGCAGTTGAATTCGGTGGcaggaaataacaaaaaatattaccatCATCAATTTTTAAATCTTCAACTGGATGTGATGGGGCATTATCCAGAACCAAAACTGCTTTCTGTGATAATCCTTCCGACATTAAATAATTTCGAACATTTGGAACAAAACTGTTCATGAACCAGTCGCGAAAAATCGTTTGATCCATCCAAGCATTCTTTTGAGCATAATAAGCCATAGGAAGAGCATTCATGTTTGATTTTGTGTAACAACGTGGACGTTTAGCCGTATGAACTACAACTAATGGGAGCCTATAACCACTTGAATTTGCGCTAACCATCAATGTTATTCGTTGCTTTTGCATTTTCCATCCAGGTGCATAGCTATTCACACAAAAATCGAGTGTCTTTTTTGGGAGTGCTTTATAGTTCAGAACCGTTTCATCAGCATTGAAAACGTGCTCACGGGTAAAACCAtgattttcgacgaaaatttttaaatgctctGAAATCAATgaataaagtgaaaaacaaaagtaCTGCGCGAGGAGTTTTTTTCCAACATGATTTCGACCGTTTCATGACTATTATTGCAATATGTATTGTGGAAAATCTTAAAACGTTGACGGTTAACAGAGGTGACGGATAACAGAGAGACGGATAATCCAGGGagtactgtacatacatatagaccCCGAAACCACATTTAAGTGCATGCCCAGAACTAAGGAAAGTTTGATCTGATCGATTGAAGACCCACTATTCGCCAGCAAGTGGTCTTATCCGACCCTGTTATCGTACTAAAatgctaggttaggttatactggctAGCCGAAGCCACGCAGAGACCATTGGATCATGCCATAATGCTAGGTATGGAAAAGAATCTCACGATTTTTATACGAAATTGGCCTGGTCATGCTTTATATACATTCACTTTAACCCCCTGGATAAGCTCTGGCTCATTTGAATAAGCAGTTAAAAAAGGATTAGATTTAAAGTTTTACCTTTCAGTTCGCGACAAGATGGAAAGAAAACTAGAATTCTCCAAGAAATTCAAAGTGGTCTTTAGTGACCGCTCAGCGtggagaaacaatgaaatatccTTAAAACAGTGCGCTCAGgggtggtttactgatgggtccaaaatggaGGACGGTAGGGCCGGGGCTGGTATTGTCGGGCCACATTTCAACAAAGCAATAGCAATGGGGAAAATCCACTTCTATTTTTCAGGCGAAGGTCCACGCCTTAGAGCTGTGTGCCAGAGAATGTCTGTCATTCTCTCCTACAGTCAGTCTaatcaaggttggtctgggaatgttttaaaatcctcaacaccCTGGCATCAAGAAACTCtgttaccttgatgtgggttccgggacataagGGGTCCTGAACGTTCATAGGTTCTGAAACTTTCTgcggggtaaataacagcttcaaaaatGCGTTTCTACGTGAGCAGTAGCAACGAGGCCTAATCGACTACTGGAGAGCTCTATCGGAAATGCGGCAGtcgaaaagactcatagatgcggaacggataaaggcagaagcaatccttaacctaagcagCGAGGACATAAAACTTACAGTGAACTACTAGCAggacactgtaaacttaattatcacatgaaaaagataggttgatagaaaacgattcctgtagactctgcaaagaggcacaagaaacagcagaacacgttctatgtgactgcccagcagtggcacgGCGCAGACCaaattacctgggaaatggggCTATAAATCCAAACCTTCTGGTAGAAATGAcgcctacagcagttttaggatttattaacagcctaaaactgtttgagtaggctacatggcAGCACAATAGATCCTTaaggtcgcagtgcacaaacagccaatTAAAAGGCTTAACCTGAAATGGATCGGATACCTGAAGATGTTTGGTATAGCTAAATAGTAGAAAGCAATTTTGATTAATTCGTGacttcatgaattttttattcaagtttaAGGAAGCTCTgcctaatattaaaaaaattacaatcttATATAAGTGTCATGTATTTCCTATGCGAAGAAAATAGGCAACACCGTTGTTTTGTCACGGAGTgcaaataccaaaaattttctttaaaaatactaaatatacaAACTTATAATagtatatttccaaaaatattaagaatatatATTTCAAACCATCTTTTTTTGATGAGCTGTTTATCATAAATacctattaaaaatttttttttattaaattacaaatttaaattaaatttaaaaatattaaaaaattaaaaatttaaattaaataatttttttttttattaaaaatgttttaattttttaactttaaataattttttttttttattaaaaatgttttaattttaaaaattttaaaaaatgttttttttttaattttaatttaaaaaaaaattggaatttaaaattcaattacaatttttttttcacaaattcaggaaaaacaTCTATTTGTGTCCGCCActgtacatttatttataaaagcaaACTTAATCGGTCATTAATTATCTACATTGTGTCTTCCTTGTATAGATAATTCGATGTTGTTGCTAgcacaaagtaaatatttaattgtcATGCTCTTGCGacatacacaaaatattttaaatcagtATTTACTCGGTCTGCGAGCGTCGTTTACTTTTTCACAAAGAGCATCCCTAAAGCATTGAGTACTTATTTCTCTGCATATTTTTGTGGTATTCAAGAGAGCGCAGTGAGTGCACAGACTTCATCAAAAATGATTTTggacctttttttgttttgatgattCAGcacaattttgcaatttttttttaatgattcagCACAAATGAGtactaatttaaatatttatatattaacctAATTCAGTTTATCTGAAGATGAGCTCAATTGATATATCGAAGGCAAGCACCTGCGAGTCAGAGAAAACAGATGGAGttaataacgggtgatcaatcatgaggtccttttttcaatagttaaaaaaaaaaaacaaaaatgtaaattgagttcaaacctttatttatcatttgaaaggacattctttgacatttactttttgaatatgacttcattcaaatgttggccgcaactacgcttaaggtggtccattctgaaggtccaattttcaatcactcgttcgagcatttcgactggtatgtcgtgaataacacgcgtaatgttggcttccagagcttcaatcgtagctggtttatcagcatagaccttggacttcacgaatccccaaagaaaaaagtccaaaggtgtgatatcacaagatcttggtggccaactcacaggtcctaaacgtgaaatcagctgctctccgaaatgacttctcaataaagtcattgtttcacgagctatatggcaagtggctccgtcttgttgaaaccaaatgtcatagagatcattagattcaatttcaggtagcaaaaagtccgatatcatggtacggtagcgagcaccattcacagttacgttgcggccatcgtcatttttgaaaaaatatggaccgatgattccaccagcccataaaccacaccagaccgttgttttctctgggtgtaaaggtagctcttgaacctgttctggttgctcttcatcccaaatacggcaattttgcttattgacgtaaccattgagccagaaatgcgcctcatcgctgaacaaaattttgctcgaaaacagcggatcttcttcaatcttttcaagagcccaatcagcaaaacggtgacgtgcaggaaggtcatttggctttagttcttgtacgagctgtattttgtatgcttttaaatgaagatccttccgtaaaattgaccaagttgttccatgcgacagtccaagttgctgagaacggtgccgaatcgattcatagcggttttcacgtacactctctgctactgccgctatattctcaatgcttcttgctggacgtggtctattcggtcgagaattatccaccaatgaatattcggattcaaatttgttgatggtatgtcgataGTGTTTAaagcaggccgattatgttgaccataatgcggtctaagcgcacgaaaaacatttgtcacagaacgctgattttcataatacagttgaacaatttgtagacgttgttgcggtgtgagtctttccatgatgaaatgccaaacgctgttcaacaaatccacgatgacagtttgccacaactcgcgcgcgatctgtaaaaaaaacgcaaatgaaaaaaactcctcttaattgatcacccgttatttgtTTTTACGCGTTTTTCGCATACACATTTCAGCACAATTTactacaaaaacagaaaattcatTATCACTCAAGTCTGCATCTATAATTTTTCTGTTATGTAGTAGAGGATCCACGCTCAGAATGCAGCGGTGTGGCTAACAGAGGACCATTAACTGTCTCAGGAGTCAGCTGATTTGCTAACCTGCCCGGGGTACGTTTACAGCtacttgtttacgaaaaaactgagatttttTTGATGatagaaaaaacaaatcaattcaGTCGCTGCTTAGTCACTACGACTAATTTGACTAATATGCGCAGGCAGTATTCTGCTGCCGAATCCCCGATGACGTGTCAACCGAAATTACTCTCACGAATCGCATAAGAAGGCCAAACCGTGTAACCCATCCatgtaacgggtgtttttttagctgcatgagaaccaTTGATATgggtaactatggtttgacagctgagaatagcaaactgtgttgacatttctattcaataaggtttggcaagtcatcatgaatcgtttaacgccagaacaacggttccaaattgtggaaatttgctttgaaaagaaaaactgctCGTGAATTTCATAAAGCATTGACGGCATCACCGGTCATTATTTCTTTGGAAACgaagaaggagctgccgttgCGGTggatggcgagcgctatcgaggcatgctgactgaatttttgtttgcaaaaaatagACAGCTTAACATCAACgacatttgattccaacaagacggcgcaacttgtcatacagcgcacttaacaatcgatttattgcaatattcaagccaccagatttaatagaaaaagtaatgaaaagttGGACTGATAGAATGGAATTgcagccgcggcggacatactATGCCGGATACCATATTCAAATAATAAATGCCTTTaaagggttatatacagttagaattttcaaaaaatctaattttttcctgatgtatatatgtacagccatggtcatataaatagcaTATTTAGACTCTGAAAGCAAAGAGTTCAATatgtttttaaacaattattttttattggaaaaaaagcaacataaaaataaaaaacttatttacttccattgtaaaacaaaaaaatgatcaaaaagaatttcagttctgatttaatTAACGAGAACGTTGATAACTCACGAAAGCTCCTGGACACATAGCACAtcctaaaaaattgcaaataaaaccaaaaatagtaaacaaatcagatagttaagtaataatattgttttaccagactattattttttactatatccaccgtttttgattacttcttcaagccgtcgctccatgctttctacaagcttatggcatctttcctttggaatcgaATACCAAGCCTACCCAACTGCGGcccacaaatcatcaaaatttttaaaaatttttgttagcgattTTGACCTTAAGGGGAggggtaacgtttttaaatttttttttttttgcatttttttttatttgattttttaaatgaagaacctttcaagaatattctgtgaaaattttagatgaatcggagcaaaacttacaaagatacagccatgtaagtgttgctacctacctggctcaaccgcgcgCCATTTGTACCTAGCAACTGTTTCGCTCACTATATATTCTCTTTCACAGAAGATCATTTACCGACTGTAGACAACATCTACTATAAGTACATAGTGCCCTCAGGCGGTATAATgccataataacaataataataataataataataacaattataatAACAATGAAAGTAAACATTCGATCGAACAAAAATACACGTGTGTTTTCTGCATCATTTCAGTTCCGTTTTCGTTAAGGTTTGTGTTAAATTATTACTAAAATGCCTAAAAAAGTGACAAGATCGGATAGAAAATCATCTGGTTCGAGATTATATCGGCCTAGAAAAATTGTTCCTCCGGTAAAACGTCCAAGTGAAGACGTGTCAGCAAGTAGCGCGTCAGCTAAAAAAATAAGAGTGACCGTTGAAGAGCAAGTTACGGAAGATCTTGAAAAAAACTATCGGATAAGGGATTTTTTATTAGTCTTTTCGACAATTGCTACGCTAGTAAAATGTGATGGAAGTGTAAAATTTTCATCGACTAAGAAAGAAGGCCTTGGATTTACGATCAAAGTATCGTGCGATAGCTGTAAACAGATTTCAAACGTTCCGTCTAGTGCAAGAATAAACTCTGGTGTTTACGAAGTTAATTATCGGTTTGCTTTCGTGATGAGGATATTAGGCCTTGGATTAGCTGGCTGCGAAAAATTTTGCGGCTTGATGGATTTGTCTACTAGCTTTATATCAAGACCAAGGTACaatgaatacatgaaaaaaatgtgctcGACTGTAAGAGAAGTAGCGAATCGCTTTTTTTCATCTgctacaaaagaagaaaaagcagCGACAGCCACAGAAAAAAACACTGACGATGCCGACGGAACATGGAAGAAAGGAGGCTTCTCATCTTTATTCGGCGTCACCTCGTTAATCGGTTACTTCACAGGTAAAGTTCTTGACATTTTCGTGAAAAGTTCATACTGTCACGAATGTAAAACTTGGGAAAGTAAATTAGACTCCGCCGAATACGAAGAGTGGCATGAAGCCCATGTAGATGCTGGAAAGTGTCAGGCAAATCATACTGGTGCAGCTGGAAATATGGAGGGCGAAGCGATAAAGGCCATGTTTCAACGCTCGATAAATAATGGCGTGCGATATCGCAACTACATCGGCGACGGCGACTCTAAAGCTTACTCTGGGTTAGTGAATTCCAAGCCGTATGGTGATGATTTTTCAATAATGAAAAAAGAATGTGTCCAAAAAAGAATGGGCACTCGTCTACGTGACATAGTCAAAAAGACCGTTGTAGATACCGAGACTAAGGCTGGAAAAAAGATCAAAAGAAAGAGTTTATCTGGTAAAGGGAAGCTTACGGCTAAAATGATTGATAAACTGACGGTATACTACTGTTTAGCTATTAGACGTTACTCTGATTCCGTGGAAAATATGCGAAATGCTATTTGGGCAACGTTTTTTCACTACAGTTCAACGGATGAGAATCCTCGGCACGAAAAATGCCCGGGTGGTGCGGACTCGTGGTGCGAATGGCAAAAAGCTGCAGCTGCTAATACATTGAAATcgtttaaacacacatacagtgCTCTTCCCGAGGATGTTTTGGATGCCATCAAGCCTATCTATGAAGATCTGAGCAAAGATGCCCTCCTGGAGCGATGTGTCGGAGGCTTTACGCAAAACAACAACGACAAACTTTCGACCAacttatttggaaaatttcaccaAAGCATTTGAGTGGAGGTTCTGTCATCGTTGAGATTGCATCTTATGTGGCAGCCTGTGTCTTCAATGAAGGCTGTTTTGCTTTGTAAACAATCATGTAAGATATGGGAATCAGTAGTGGGCCAAGCGCTCATGAATGGGCGAGGTCAACTGACGCGATGCGTATAGATCGAGCGGAGCAGGAAGCTGAGAAAAAAACTAAGGAAGGCAGAATTCGGCGAAGACAGGATCAAAAAGCTGCATCAGACAGCTTGGATGACAGCGATATCCTTTATGGACCTGGTATCGACGATTCAGTGTGAGGTAAGCCAATAAAATCCGCTTATAAACGGTTTActctgattttttttgtatttaaaactttaaagcgtttttcccacaacttacgttttcaaagtcggtgcccttcataactttgaaactactgcaccgatccttttgaaattttgaacactttttctgtagatgttttacaaggcaacgccgaagagttttttttcgaatttgttgatacttttgtttttacggtaactaattcaccgattttttacgcgaaaatcgtgtttttgactttaacgtgttcccaaaaatcgaaaaatttttaatttcaaaaaaccctctcggcgatacccggagaaaacgattatctaacgaaataactttggttttttgatttcagatgatttaacaccgagttatgaggggcaccgcaaaactactttttttgagatgcgtccgaataatttctgccattgccgtatttttaaatatttttggatgaaaatttcacaaaatatacttcaaatgctatagttttatgtagtaaaagatttgacgaataaattttaactgtgtcatcaaaaaaaaatcataaaaatgtgcctttttttccatgaattaacgttacTACTGTCTTTCTGGActtttgcaaaggcaagtcggtgtttgatatgtatttttgagaggagtggtttttttctgcttatgcggccaaacacctgtagaccagattcttggtttatttcaagcTTTTTTTGCCGTGCCGACTTAAAAAGATCTGCTTTGCTCTTCGCGGCTTtggttttctttcttttttttttttttgcttagataggatgaatctttcttaactaaattaagagcattataaaccattttccgagagcacatcatcatttcagctatttctgcatagctttttccgttttgactCATGCGGTATATAAGAGCTCTTTTCTCCGGCGTGCAATGTTTTCCACGTCGCAATTCAAAACAGCAATAAGCATAAATAGAATAGAACgcaaattccatcgaaaaaaaaaacgtaaattccTCGCATAAGTGTAAGCTTAATAAcggtaacaaatttatttgatcaaagAAGAGTTCGTACCAAAAACTTAACTTCACATATAAGGTTcacatttgtgctatttatctgtCCATGGCTGTATAATTAAGAATacgcacagaaaatttaatatcgttccggtgaatattttcgaagttacccgcaaatttgaaaaggcgttttaTAGTGATTGGAAGTACAAGGCCGGAGCTGCAGTGCTTACCTGGaaatttaaacgcgtttttctgaaAATGGAGCTTTCacagtcggtgaccaacatattcgaaaacggctaaactgattagtctcaaattttaacacgagcttcttaaatatattttttagtaattaatcaaaaattctttctccccgataaatatttttttttatacacatttaagcccgaaatttttttttttttgagaaaccaccattttaacaaaaaaatttattttgtttattccttcgattaattactagatttaacaatactttaacgaaatctgttgggttttttaatttcagaggatccagttcagagatatagtggtcaccgcaaaacgtcgttTTTGAGAGGAACTCTCGGAT
This genomic window contains:
- the LOC129240753 gene encoding farnesol dehydrogenase-like — its product is MERWHNRVAVVTGASSGIGAATVKDLLKANVVVVGLARRLERMEAYKAELPADQQKRFHPFTCDVSSQESVDKAFDWIIEKLGGVDILVNNAGIFKMGQAVTLDPVQLQQMVQTNVMGVVYCTQRAFKSMKERNYDGHVVIINSVLGHAIPAKPNSGAPVMNVYPPTKFATTAITEVYRQEFRGLKTKIKITSVSPGLTDTEIVPDNIKTGELPILKTEDVTSCILFTLSTPPHMQIHEITVKPLLGE
- the LOC129242164 gene encoding jerky protein homolog-like is translated as MNALPMAYYAQKNAWMDQTIFRDWFMNSFVPNVRNYLMSEGLSQKAVLVLDNAPSHPVEDLKIDDGNIFCYFLPPNSTAVLQPMDQSVIETLKRRYRKKFIQDLVSQENIDLADYWKNYNIKNAIDNVADSWSELSSTTLEKCWNKLWRNTESPSNNSDDVSQADVVTSTSSALPLENSETINEWLNCDENDCGYELLTDEQIINEVNDEEENNDDYDGTDNNNENGHNPTASFLRQEAKIAASNLEKFIGWYEMQDEAGFSQRIKLKSL